In Gossypium hirsutum isolate 1008001.06 chromosome D01, Gossypium_hirsutum_v2.1, whole genome shotgun sequence, the genomic window AAAGAGGTAGCAATAAATGTCAACTCCAATAACCATTTTCTAATAAACActctgtaaataaataaataaagtgcgTGGCATGAAAACAGGTTCACTGTCTATGGGAATGAGCTAACCTCACGTGCCTTGAAACCTTCTCCGGTGCTTCCATGGCTACCCGCCCAACGCACTTGTTGTTTCCCCTTCACCGCACCTTCACATGGGCTGTTCCCACCATTGGCCGTGCAAAGCTGCATGATTTTCTCAACGACCTCTCCTTCATTTTCACTCTCTTTTATCAACCTTTCCACCTCCGCCTTGGGCACCCTCAACCTCACCCTCATTGCCCCACTTTCACCTTTCTCGGCACCCGTGCTTTCCCCTTTCATCAGCGTGAGGTCCGACACCGATCTCCTCGACAACATCAAGCCCTCCAGCCTGTCTTTAGCACTCATGTTCACACCCGACCGAACCCTCCTTGGAACCCTCTCCTTGGGACCTTCGGGCAATACTACCAAGAAGTAAAGCCTCTTAGGCTCCAATCCGTGATGTGCCTCTAATGGCTTCGCTCGAACACCGAAATGCTTAACAGCTTCGGATTCAAGCAACACATGCCCTGGATAATCCTTCACCACATCTTCAGCTCTCACCGGCGTCTTTAACTTCAATGTTTCCCCGTTTATTTTCATCACCTTGGTTGTCTTTTTCGCTGCCAGGCTATTCCCCATTTTCAACTATTAAAGTGCACAAACTGGGTTTGGTTGGTTGATAAAGGGTTTATAAGGGGATCACTAGTCAACAATGAGGGCAAAGGTTTTGAAAAAGAATGGCCGTAATTTATGTTTGACAATGCAAAATatgaagacaaaaaaaaaaaaattaagtacgtAAGATATCGCtttccaatttttgttttttgttttaactaTTAAGTCCTATTAACGAACTCCATTTTCAGGGTTTACAAATTTACCAATACGTTTGGAATCTACGGCCAACCCAACCACCAAATGCAAATAATTTGTAGTCAATTTCCAAATTAAAATTCCATCTTtcgtttgataaattaaaaaaagtttatttgataaatttattaaaaatcaattcaaacattacAAATCCCAGACTCAACTTCATCACGACAATCGGAATAAGGTTTAGAAAAGTAGTTTAGTCCACCTTACGAGGTATTAAAACGACAGCTACAAAAGATTGATTTGTCTCATAAAGTGAAAGacagcttcttcttttttaattatttttcaaggaCACAAACGAAGGGTCCAAATTGACAGTCGGCTCATCAACTTGGAACTCACTTCTTTCCTATGCATTACACTCCTCTctcatattttcaattcaatttcgaCCTTATATTATGTGAGCTTTATGATAGGTCAGTTTTGGGTTGCCTTTTATTCATGATCTAAAATATATGAAATCTTTTTTGTTAGCTCCTATACCCAATATTCATGGGCATGGTCAAGTTCTACAACCTATCAAATTTTAGTCCCCTTTTTTGGCTTAGGTAGATTTCTTCTAGAAAATTATTAGGAAAAGCATATGTAAAAGGAGTTGGTCCAATTCGTGATTTAGGAATAGCTTTGCTTATGAAAATTATTTCCTTAAAAGCCTATCCTAGCTCAAGTGATATTAGATTTATTTGAGTTGTTTTATgggattataaatttttattctatAAAATTGACATCGgatcatataaatttttttaaaattaaatttcttcgAAATACAACTTTCTAtgaggaaatttttttattttattttaaaattctcatGTTTTAATCGGAGTAAAAACATGTACCTTTAAATCCATGtcttttttattattgaaatagtaATAATGTCAATTGAATTAAGGTTCAAATCACAAcatgttttgatatttttaattaggcttaatatatcatttggtactcgagtttgacacttttttttaATGTGGTACCTGTATTATTTTTCGATCTAATCTAGTATTATATTtgacaaaatttatatattttggtgcCCAAAGGTGACagtgttaactttttagtgtttgATTCGAATTTTAGGACTgattttataaaagttaattgctaatagtatcaggtttgaatttttcatgatttttctaATAGACTaattttagtgttaattgtggatttgtttaatttatcaaatacggATGGATGTGATTTAATTCCGATTTTatggttgatttgatgaaagttaattgttaatgttattagctaattataaaatttcatcaaattaaacactaaaaatttaacaatatcATTGAcgggtaccaaaatatataacttttatcaaatacatttaaaaaaaaatagaaaatgttaAACTTATGCATTAAGCATTTTACTTATTAGgaagaaattatatttttaatttttattttttagaagcAAACAAATTCTTATATTTTCCTATCAAGAATAAGGATTGGAGAATAAATGCCGATGGGGCTTttaagtaaatatttataaaaaaaatgtattgcATACAAAATAGTGTTTCGTTTAACGTGCTTTAGCCAAATGTAATTCGAGTGTGCgatcataaaatttcatcaatcaACACAACCTTTTTAAAGTTAAAACAAAAAAGGTTCTAAATTTCATTTACTCAGAAAATACTTGGTAAATTAAAACCATTTCGTCTCACTAAATGACAAAATACTACAATAAGTTAATCATTATTGAAATCAAATGAACTCATCaataaaagaaatgaatactTAGAGAGCAATGAGAATGGCTTTGTATCTCATGCTCGTCTCCTCAATTCTCATGACTCAAAGGAATAGAATTATGCCAGTTTTGTCAAACAATtactgttaaaagaaaaaaaaattttaacaaactgAACTCTCTGGTTAACAACCAAAAAAGGGTCAAAGCTGCTGTAATTTTCGAAGATGCTCCAACAATGAAGTAGCCTTCCGCTTGGCCCTTTCTGTGCCACTCTTGGTGAGCTCCGTCAATGGTATGGCAGCACCTAGCCTACTAATGCATGCCAGATTCTCAGCATCTCTCTTACACAAACAAAGTAAAATGGCAGCAGCATTTTCTTAGTTTCTAGGTAAACCTGTTCTCAGAAGATCGATCAAAACAGGTATGGTGCTAGCCTTTACTATAGCTGCCTTAGCATCATGGTTGCTAGCCAGGATTGACAGTATTGTCAAAGCCTCATCGACCATGCAGTTTCTTGAATCCGTAAGCATCTTCAGCAGTGCTGTAATAATTCCGGCTCTGACGGCGCGGCCCTTGTTCCCCTGATAAATGCATAGATTGAATAGAGCAGTTGCGGCATCTTTCTTCCCTCGATTGCTTCCATTTTGTAACAAATCTACCAAGGCTGGTATTGCCCCTGATGAACCAATTATTATTTTGTTCTCATCTGCAAGTGATAAACTAAAAAGGGTAGCCGCTGCATTCTCTCTTGCTTCCATGCTTCCGGCACGGAGGACTTGGACAATGGAAGGAACGGCACCAGCAAGCATTATAAGAGACTTGTTATTTTCGAATATGGAAAGGTTAAGAATAGAAGTTACTGCATGTTCTTGTATTGATGCATCATCTGTTGTTAAAAGGTTGACCAGAACAGGTATCGCTCCTGTGTCTGCTATTAGTATCCTGTTATCTGTGCTTCGTTTTGATAGTGATCGGATTTCAGCCACAGCTGCCCTACGTTCCTCTAAGCACCGGCTTGACAGCTTAGAGACCAGTTCCTGGATGGCTGCCATGTCGCCACTAATATCACAGAAAGACCCATTGCTCTTTTTGAGCCTACCATTTGCTAATCCGCTAGGCTGCTCAATGTTATGTTTAGCACACCATTGATTTATTACACTTCTAAGAACATAGTTTGGGGTTAGAGTTAAATTCTCCAGCTTCTGCTGAGTTTTTGGACACGTTACATTGCCACAATCTATCCATCTCTGTATGTAAGATCTCTCATATGTCTGTAAAGTCAAAACAATGATTAATCAGAACGCAGGCCAAAAAGGAAGGGCAGAAGGCAAAAGCTGATCACAGAAAAATGAAAATCGAAATGATAAGTAGTCATGCCAGGCACAACTATACCTGTCCTGTAGCCACAATCACTGGATCCCTCATTAGTTCCAAAGATATAGGGCATAGGAAATCAACAGGTATTACTAGTGTATCGGGTTTCTTGGTTTGTTCAGCACCCTTAGCAGCCAGATTCTCTTGCCCTTTGGAATCAACCTCATTTGATAGGCAGACCTCAGAAGGAATTGAAGAGCTATTCACCCTTTCCAATATCTTAGTTTCCTTATCAGCAGCATGTCCTAGAGTAGTACAACTTTCTGGAATGCTATCCAGCTTCGCTGAAATTTCATGGTTGGTATTGCTGCGCTCTTTTTCCGGTAGCTGGGAAATGGCATTCGAAACTTTTCTTGAATTCAAAGATCCATATCTTTCAGTCGCTCTTCTCAATTGTGCTCTCACCAATGCGACCTGAAAAAAGAAATGGAAGTTGGCGTTAAAAAGGCAAAGTCaatgtagaaaaagaaaagaagagcaCATTATAAATTTTGGAGCTAAACCTGTTCTTGAACCTCCTCTGAGATTTGAAACTGATCAAATGGAATTTTGGCTAAACTTTTCTCCAACTTCCATGTAACACATTGAAATTGGAAAGAGATTCTTTTGGCAGCTCCATCCTTAAATTAAGATATAGCAAATTTCAGAGACGTACCTATAAGATAACATATTAAGAACAAATACATATAACCACAATAAAATCCCAGCAACAGTCACTctggtaacaaaaaaaaaaaaaaacctccaaaaattaaaaaaaaaaaaagaagacataatttcttcttcatttttcatgaTGTGCAATTCAATTAGTTAATTGGAATTGCGACAATTAGTGAGACAAAAACTAGCAATCGACAATATTGCGGAGAAGTTCATATTAATAAAATCAAGAAATAGACTTAGCACTCGGATAGATTATGTTATTCAAACCCTTATTTCTCTTAAAATACTCTATCTTACACCTATATTCAACACATATATAGAGGTAAATGATCCTAAAAACTTTACACAAAATCGAGTATGCCCCTGTTTGACAAATACTCACTTCGGATAACATGGCAGATAgcttaactcgaaaatttttagCCCAAAAGTTGTTTCTATATGCATACTTTTTCCGAAATGAAGCTAATCAATGTCAGTTAATGCAAACTGAGCCAGTAATTAGAATGTGGAACATTATCCGAGGAAGAAACAAGTCAACAAATTCTGTCAATTTTGCAATACAACTGAGCCTGTCAGTTAAAACCAAAATGAAACATATTTGTGGGACTTGGCAAAGCCAATTATCAACATTAAAAAACGTATTAATCGAATCATGTACTAGCACTTAatgttcttttatatatatataagaagagGAGATGGGGGTTTACAGAGGAATTAGCGGAATGGTGAGCGGAGGCGGCGGACAAAAGACGCTTTGCAGCCTGCAGAGCAACGGCGAGATCAGCCGACCATGAagaggaagaggaggaggaggaggaggaagcgTGAGGATGATCAGACGCTGCAAAATCCCTAATTTCCTCAAGCAAATGCGTGAATAGAGCTATCCTCCTTACCAGATCCGTGCAATCCTTTTTAAACATCCCGGCAGCCAGATCCCCGAGGACAATATCGTGGACAAGGCTGAGCAAGAACGCGGCAGAAGCGTCGGAGACGACTCCGGCGGCCATTAGTGAAAAAGCCAGGCGTCGGCTCGTGATTGGATTGATAGGAGTAGAACAGAGAAGTGATTATGATGATGTTGAAAGAAAAGGAAGGATATGCATTTTGAGAGAGAGAAGgaagaattatttaaaaaaaaaaaagaagaagaagaaatagaatGGAGGGTATTAAGAGAGAGACAGGCGGTGAGCCAAAATGGAAGGAAAGGGGATACAGTTGGCTTTGGAATCTTATGATTTGTATTTCAACAACTACCCCATTATTCTcgtattcttatgtatgtgataTCACACACTCCTCATTTTATCATCTCATCCAGCTTAGTCTTGCGTTTCCACAATTTTATTCTTGCTAGCCTGTAAAGTTGTTCATTATTGCCATGCTCTCATTTTGTCCACCACCCAgctatataattaatataaagaaTGTCCAAACTATTctactttctttatttttgcaTGTTGTACTTTCAAGATATAATATTTAGGGATCCTTAATCAATAATTATGTCTAATATGCATCAAACTTGGGTGTGAGAAGACGTGGTTAGCAACTTCAAAACAAAGGTTTGACGATAAGTAACAACCGCAACGAACTAGAAAACGAGTAAAGCTGGCGGCTTACAGCTGGGTTTCTCTGATTTTGCGGCGCCAAATATTACTTTTTCGTCCTTTTTCCCCCTTTAAATCGCCCAATCTCTTGTTTTTAAGGGCGGATAAAATTAAGGGCAGGCCGAGGccgactcatatatatatattgggatGATTATCTTAGGATTAATACGACTTAAATTTAGGTAACATTTGAAACTAtaaacaatttttcaaattatCGGGTAAATGCAGGGGATtcgtttcatattttatttaaatgttgggttttataaatgttTAATCGCTTAAATGTTccataaaacaatttaaacaaaccGAAATCAATCAATATTGATGTGATAATTAAGAAGCAACCCACGTAGAAAAACTGATTGATCTCACATTTGATATAACAAAACAAACTGATTTCAAAGTTTTAAcctaaaatttgttaaaatattatagtaaatttggaaatttataaaaattataggaaaactttccattttatttaaaaattaaaatactttagaaatttagaaaaattattatacattattaatatgttatgaaaatattataatattttagaaattataTAGAATACTataaaactatataaatatttttaaatatataaaatactataaaaggtcatagaaaattatataaaatttattaaaatgataaaaataaaaaaaattataaaaatcataaacattttttttttgttattttgaagGTTTGGAGTAGGCCTGGTCATGGATCGAACCAGGTCGATGCAATATTTTAGGCTTATTTTTTTATGCTCGAGCTTGACCCGACCCAAAAAGTGGGCCTAaactttatataatatttataatttttcatagttatatatatatattaaaagtctataatttctatcaaattttataatatattaataatatgttataatgtcattatatttttataattaatttttatatatctatactattaataaaatctcTGATTGGATTGGTGTCATGAGTCAACCTGACACCAACTCGAttaggaaaattaaaaaaaaataacatttcgtatttaaaataaattatattattttaaggtactttagtcttttaatttaaaataataataataaaaatgtgcataaagtgaaatttgaatattaaaaatattataaatttaccactcaaccaaaactttatttttatttacttatacattttaattttattatgtacatTTTATTACCTTCACCAATTGCATATCTATACTATTACAACTCGACGTTAATTCAAGATTGACTACAACACCATGGTAAAcaattgtagtgcatttagtattCTTAAATATGAAGCATTTACTATGTTTaaatttactcacaatttaatatattttttcattttaatattttttaatattaattagtttcaaatcatacatttcattatttattgtctATTATTTTCAAACACATCTCCATATTTTAAGTATACAATTTCCGCACACATACGCATGTaatataatttctattttttatagtttcaaaataaattttttataatatttaatcattttcaagtttaaataattaaaaatcaatttaactcttcacatcaaattaatactaaaacggactttaacaaataattatatttcagTGCCTCAATTGAATGTTAACTTTGAATTAAAGACTCAAATTACAACAACTTTCAATTTCAAACTTAAttggttttttaaattattttatggattaaACCTTTTATAAATATTACTTCGTAGAAGATACAAAGTGATTATTTCACgtcattttatgtatttttttataaaataaattcgtTTATGAcattgaataattaaattatgtatatattttaagaaATTCATTTATGATTCTTTTGATAGATGAATAATCttttagaaaaaagaaagaaagatattaCACGGCAAAATATGAACTATGAAACAAACATTTCCTAccttaaaaaatgaaagaaaatattagaaatattatCATATGCATATGTGTAGaaatcatatatttattaattatatctatattaaaatataaatgtgtgtttaaaaataacatataataaataataaaaatatggttcaaactaattaattataatactatatgaaatattaaaatagaaCTTTAGTTGAGTGATAAATTGAATGTTTTACTAACCCATTAAGATGGGTCTTAgatgcatatttttattagtttttttaaataaaaagattaaagtactctcaaataatataatttattttaaatgcgtACGAACATTAGTGTAATTTCCCTAACTGAGTTGGGACCCGATTTATGGATGAAACCAACTCAGTAAAGGGCTTTATATAGTAAGTATAGACATTGAACTCATGgagataataaattgtgcatgttaaaacaaaattgtttaaaatgtattaaaataatgttttgattgagtggtaaatttaatgttttaccAATCCAATTGAGGTAGTATCAATTCtcaccatatgcatatttttatttttattgatttttattaaaataaaaatattaaaatgtccTCAAATAATATAATGCAAAGGGAtattaaagtaattttcctaATTGAGTTGAGACCCAATTTAtgggtgacaccaactcagtaaaaggctttataaataatacaaatatacataaataattgtatatatatatttaagaaattcattaatgatttttgtaataaatgatttttttagaaaaaaatgataTTAGACAATGTAATATGAACTATGAAAGTGTGGGGTGTGCCTCACATTTATCGGATATATTTTAGGCACTTAAGACGAGAATCGATGAGAAACCGAAGGGGAGCAGAAAATCGCGCAATGTCGGGACAAAGAGGTCCCAAACGTCGGGATGACGCGACATCTTTGGCAACCAAGCAAGACTGCGACGTCGTGACGAGCAGGTAGGCGATGTCACAACAAGGCAATATTTTCCTGCACAAATATAACCACATATTTTTCTTTCAACAAGACTTCTTCTCCCAATCGAACTCTATTTCCTACAAGGTTATTTCAATCATATTGGACCCACGTCCCAAGCCTATTTAAAGGTCCTTTGGAACCCTATTTAGATAGATTAGATTTAGAGAATTAGATTTACATTAAATATCTCCTGTGTGAGATTTGTTAAAGAGACTTTGGCGAGAGTTTTTAAGAGAGCTTTTGTATTTGAGATATTTGGGTTTCTTTTGggatttgctttttttttatttgggttagATACTCTCCATCATTGTACTCTTTATTTACTGCTTAGTGAAAAGTCGAAGCCTcttttgcccgtgattttttatccatCAGTGagagttttccacgtaaaatatatGTGTTCGTTCTTCTTCACTTTTACTATCTCGTTACTTATACAGGTCAGTCTCCAAAAAactagtatcagagctacagttcaGCTTCCGCAAATCGACTCACTCAGGATGATGACAATGAGTTTCGATATCGAGAAGTTTGATGGGATCACAAACTTCAGTTTTTGTAGTAGGTTTGGATGACATCACTTTTAGTTTAGCACGACCTAAAGAAGGTCGTTACCAGTAAAAAGCCCAAAGGTATGAAAAAATCGGAATGGGAGAAACACAATGAAAAAGCTCTATCTACGAGTCAGTTATGCTTCACGAATAATGTATTGCAGGAAGTACTTAAAAAAAAGTGGTTGCTTTATGAAAGAAATTAGAAACCCTTTATATGAAAAAATCGTTGCCCAATTATTTGGTATTGAAGCAACGCTTGTACACGTTTTGTATGGATGAAAGAACGCCATTAGGGCTCACATTAATGAGTTTATTACACTTTTGAATGACCTAAAGAACCTCGAGGTTAATGGAATGACGGAAATATGCAAGTGCAACAATcgtatcaagtaataaagtgacaagtaatatcgagttattgtacccacagggactgtgaaagaaaatatttatgaagtgcaACTTTAAACAATTTGGTAGAGGaaaaatatgttgatttgaaGAAGTGTTtataaaaactaaagaaaaattaatttaactaagtaaataaaaagtaaaataatccAAAGCACGGTTTCTAAAAGATGGGTTTAGATCATGATGACATcaatgtgttagatcaattactttatttaacttaaaattactaAACCCATGCTCATCCTGTTACGAATAATTTCAcgacaacttggtattttgctaaCTAATgcatatacaaacttactaaaccaattaatctcttgaacatattactatgtcaattcaaacaattaatcaattctcataagcaagtataagattaagtgaagtaacattaacatatcttatattgaaacaatttaatcacaa contains:
- the LOC107921809 gene encoding uncharacterized protein At1g66480: MGNSLAAKKTTKVMKINGETLKLKTPVRAEDVVKDYPGHVLLESEAVKHFGVRAKPLEAHHGLEPKRLYFLVVLPEGPKERVPRRVRSGVNMSAKDRLEGLMLSRRSVSDLTLMKGESTGAEKGESGAMRVRLRVPKAEVERLIKESENEGEVVEKIMQLCTANGGNSPCEGAVKGKQQVRWAGSHGSTGEGFKAREKRVSFVAVKEGGGSQIEVGSGAERNQIN
- the LOC107922283 gene encoding U-box domain-containing protein 11, with the translated sequence MAAGVVSDASAAFLLSLVHDIVLGDLAAGMFKKDCTDLVRRIALFTHLLEEIRDFAASDHPHASSSSSSSSSSWSADLAVALQAAKRLLSAASAHHSANSSDGAAKRISFQFQCVTWKLEKSLAKIPFDQFQISEEVQEQVALVRAQLRRATERYGSLNSRKVSNAISQLPEKERSNTNHEISAKLDSIPESCTTLGHAADKETKILERVNSSSIPSEVCLSNEVDSKGQENLAAKGAEQTKKPDTLVIPVDFLCPISLELMRDPVIVATGQTYERSYIQRWIDCGNVTCPKTQQKLENLTLTPNYVLRSVINQWCAKHNIEQPSGLANGRLKKSNGSFCDISGDMAAIQELVSKLSSRCLEERRAAVAEIRSLSKRSTDNRILIADTGAIPVLVNLLTTDDASIQEHAVTSILNLSIFENNKSLIMLAGAVPSIVQVLRAGSMEARENAAATLFSLSLADENKIIIGSSGAIPALVDLLQNGSNRGKKDAATALFNLCIYQGNKGRAVRAGIITALLKMLTDSRNCMVDEALTILSILASNHDAKAAIVKASTIPVLIDLLRTGLPRN